One genomic segment of Brevibacillus laterosporus LMG 15441 includes these proteins:
- the lepA gene encoding translation elongation factor 4, whose product MDRLERQKKIRNFSIIAHIDHGKSTLADRILELTGALTAREMEAQFLDTMDLERERGITIKLNAVRLNYKADDGEEYILHLIDTPGHVDFTYEVSRSLAACEGALLVVDAAQGIEAQTLANVYLALDNNLEIIPIINKIDLPSAEPDRVKQEVEDVIGLDTSDAVLTSAKSGIGIKDVLEAVVQKVPAPTGDPEAPLQALIFDSYFDAYRGVIASVRIVNGTLKKGMKIKMMATNKTFEVTEVGTSTPRQTPVDELTVGDVGYVAASIKTVGDTRVGDTITDASRPATEALPGYRKINSMVFCGLYPIDTSDYNDLRDALDKLQLNDASLQFEPETSQALGFGFRCGFLGLLHMEIIQERIEREFNIDLITTAPSVIYRITQTNGEVIEIDNPSKMPEIQKIELIEEPYVTSTVMVPKDYVGDVMQLCQGKRGDFLDMQYLGENRVQLKYDMPLSEIVYDFFDMLKSGTKGYASFDYEMAGYKPSKLVKMDILLNGEIVDALSFIVHTDTAYPRGKVICEKLRKLIPRQQFEVPIQAAIGQKIVARETISAMRKNVLAKCYGGDISRKRKLLEKQKEGKKRMKAVGSVEVPQEAFMAVLRMDDK is encoded by the coding sequence ATGGATCGTCTGGAAAGGCAGAAAAAAATTCGCAATTTCTCTATCATCGCTCATATTGACCATGGGAAATCTACCCTGGCAGACCGTATTCTTGAACTGACAGGAGCTTTGACTGCTCGTGAGATGGAAGCGCAGTTCCTTGATACGATGGATTTGGAAAGAGAGCGTGGCATTACGATTAAATTAAACGCTGTTCGCCTGAACTATAAAGCAGACGATGGCGAGGAGTATATTCTTCACTTGATCGACACACCAGGACACGTCGACTTCACCTATGAAGTATCACGTAGTTTGGCGGCTTGTGAAGGAGCGCTGCTAGTCGTGGATGCAGCGCAAGGTATTGAAGCACAGACTCTAGCAAACGTGTACCTGGCTCTTGATAACAATCTGGAAATCATTCCAATCATTAATAAGATTGATTTGCCAAGTGCGGAACCGGATCGTGTGAAACAAGAGGTAGAGGACGTTATCGGTCTAGATACGAGCGACGCTGTTCTTACTTCTGCAAAATCGGGAATTGGTATTAAAGATGTGCTGGAAGCTGTGGTACAAAAAGTACCGGCTCCAACAGGAGACCCTGAGGCTCCATTGCAAGCCCTAATTTTTGACTCTTATTTTGATGCGTATCGAGGTGTTATTGCTTCTGTGCGTATCGTCAATGGTACCTTGAAAAAAGGTATGAAAATTAAGATGATGGCAACCAACAAGACGTTTGAGGTTACGGAAGTAGGTACCTCTACGCCTCGTCAGACTCCAGTGGATGAATTGACGGTGGGGGATGTAGGATACGTAGCCGCTTCTATTAAGACCGTTGGGGATACTAGAGTCGGTGATACGATTACAGACGCCAGTCGTCCGGCTACGGAAGCACTGCCTGGTTATCGTAAAATTAATTCCATGGTATTTTGTGGATTATATCCAATTGATACCAGTGATTACAACGATCTACGTGATGCTCTTGATAAATTGCAGCTTAATGATGCTTCTTTGCAATTTGAACCAGAAACATCGCAAGCGCTTGGATTCGGTTTCCGTTGTGGTTTCCTAGGACTTTTACACATGGAAATCATTCAGGAGCGTATTGAACGTGAATTCAATATTGATCTGATTACTACAGCGCCGAGTGTAATTTATCGCATTACACAAACCAATGGTGAGGTTATTGAAATTGATAACCCATCCAAAATGCCTGAGATACAAAAAATCGAGCTAATTGAAGAGCCATATGTAACCTCTACCGTCATGGTGCCAAAGGATTATGTTGGAGATGTTATGCAGCTCTGCCAAGGCAAGCGCGGTGATTTCCTTGATATGCAATATCTAGGCGAAAATCGTGTTCAATTGAAATATGATATGCCATTGTCTGAGATCGTATATGATTTCTTCGATATGTTGAAATCAGGCACAAAAGGATATGCTTCCTTTGATTACGAAATGGCAGGCTATAAACCATCTAAGCTAGTGAAAATGGATATTCTCCTAAATGGCGAGATTGTCGATGCCCTGTCCTTTATCGTACACACGGATACAGCTTATCCTCGTGGCAAAGTGATTTGTGAGAAGCTAAGAAAATTAATTCCTCGTCAGCAATTTGAGGTGCCAATTCAAGCAGCTATCGGTCAAAAAATCGTAGCGCGTGAAACGATAAGCGCAATGCGTAAAAATGTATTGGCAAAATGTTACGGGGGGGATATTTCCCGTAAACGGAAGCTATTAGAGAAGCAAAAAGAAGGTAAAAAGCGCATGAAAGCGGTAGGTTCCGTAGAAGTGCCACAAGAAGCATTTATGGCTGTTTTACGTATGGATGATAAGTAA
- the hemW gene encoding radical SAM family heme chaperone HemW: MSPNAVYIHIPFCTNKCYYCDFNSFVTNNPQLVWDYLEALRREMTLTFQQNPPEKIETIFVGGGTPTYLDQEQMALFLHMINENLAPYFSADLEWTMEANPGTTDLKKLRLMRSSGVNRISFGVQSFQSDLLKRIGRIHDVDEVYQSVNNAIQAGFDNISIDLMFGLPDQTMEMFAQSLQKAMELPITHLSSYGLKVEENTLFHTLYQKDQLPLPTEDTELEMYLLLIETLEKNGMSMYEISNFAKPGKQSKHNKTYWLNQDYYGIGAGAHGYINGKRHVNAGPLAVYTRMAMEGSPRVEEFEVTQKEAMEEQMILGLRLREGVDMESFANRFGRTVQEEFGETLQQELQKGMIEIVDQHVRLTPKGLPLGNEVFAAFLHV, translated from the coding sequence ATGTCCCCAAATGCTGTATATATCCACATCCCTTTTTGTACTAATAAATGTTACTATTGTGATTTTAATTCTTTTGTTACCAATAATCCTCAGTTGGTCTGGGATTACTTAGAAGCTTTACGCCGGGAAATGACGTTAACGTTCCAGCAAAATCCTCCTGAAAAGATAGAGACAATCTTTGTTGGGGGAGGCACTCCAACGTATTTAGATCAGGAGCAAATGGCGCTATTTTTGCATATGATAAATGAAAATCTGGCTCCTTATTTTAGTGCTGATCTGGAATGGACCATGGAAGCAAATCCAGGTACTACTGATCTGAAGAAACTGAGGCTGATGAGGTCATCTGGAGTAAATCGAATTAGTTTTGGTGTCCAATCATTCCAAAGTGATTTATTAAAACGGATTGGCCGTATTCATGATGTAGATGAGGTTTATCAAAGTGTGAATAATGCGATTCAAGCTGGGTTTGACAACATCTCAATTGATTTAATGTTTGGTCTGCCGGATCAGACCATGGAGATGTTTGCTCAAAGCTTGCAAAAAGCCATGGAACTACCAATCACGCACTTATCCTCCTACGGTTTAAAAGTAGAGGAGAATACCTTATTTCATACTCTGTATCAAAAAGATCAATTACCACTACCGACAGAGGACACTGAGCTAGAGATGTATCTTCTTTTAATAGAAACACTTGAGAAAAACGGGATGTCCATGTACGAGATTAGTAATTTTGCCAAGCCGGGTAAACAGAGCAAGCATAATAAGACCTATTGGTTAAACCAGGATTATTATGGTATTGGGGCTGGAGCGCATGGATATATAAATGGAAAAAGACATGTTAATGCCGGTCCGCTAGCTGTGTACACACGAATGGCGATGGAAGGCTCTCCGCGTGTAGAGGAATTTGAGGTAACGCAGAAGGAAGCAATGGAGGAGCAAATGATTCTGGGCTTACGTTTGCGTGAAGGAGTAGATATGGAGAGCTTTGCTAATCGCTTTGGTCGAACCGTCCAAGAAGAATTTGGAGAAACATTACAGCAGGAACTTCAAAAGGGAATGATAGAAATCGTAGACCAGCATGTACGTCTAACACCAAAGGGCTTACCACTTGGCAACGAAGTGTTTGCTGCTTTTTTACACGTATAG
- the hrcA gene encoding heat-inducible transcriptional repressor HrcA gives MLTERQKLILQAIIENYIHSAEPVGSRTISKRPEITFSSATIRNEMSDLEDLGYLEQPHTSAGRVPSTKGYRFYVDHIVEPNLLKNNVDVSTWKQMFADRILHFENAVEQTASVLSQLTNYTAVVLGPEIFEHRLKHLQIIPLSDTQAVAIIVTQTGRVENKRIDLPTGLSPSDMEKLVNVLNTRLQDTPLWQLRQRLYQEVSDELKRHVNHYEEMLTMISNAIESDSSDRLLLRGTTKFMEQPEFQDVEKVKEILELFERSDQMTHLFETNEKGLQIRIGHENHLDAMKNCSIVTTNYSFNGKPVGTIGILGPTRMEYGKVIAVLDFIALGLSRMLTAQIEGRSSEEQEDS, from the coding sequence ATGCTAACGGAGCGACAAAAGCTTATTTTGCAAGCTATTATTGAAAATTATATTCATTCGGCAGAACCCGTTGGCTCCAGAACCATTTCAAAACGGCCTGAAATCACCTTCAGTTCGGCTACGATCCGCAATGAAATGTCTGATTTGGAGGATTTGGGTTATTTGGAGCAGCCGCATACCTCTGCGGGACGTGTTCCTTCCACGAAAGGCTATCGCTTCTACGTGGACCACATAGTGGAGCCTAATTTGTTGAAGAATAATGTAGATGTAAGCACTTGGAAGCAAATGTTTGCTGATCGGATCTTGCATTTTGAAAATGCCGTGGAACAGACAGCATCGGTCTTATCCCAATTGACTAACTATACGGCAGTTGTTCTTGGACCAGAAATCTTTGAACATCGCTTGAAACATCTGCAAATTATCCCTTTGAGTGACACACAAGCTGTAGCGATTATTGTAACTCAAACAGGGCGTGTAGAAAATAAGCGTATTGATTTGCCGACGGGACTATCACCGAGCGATATGGAGAAATTGGTTAATGTTTTAAACACAAGATTGCAAGATACACCATTATGGCAATTGCGCCAACGCTTGTATCAAGAAGTATCTGATGAGTTGAAGCGTCATGTGAATCATTATGAAGAGATGCTAACTATGATTAGTAATGCTATTGAAAGTGATTCATCTGATCGTTTGTTGCTGCGAGGAACTACTAAGTTCATGGAGCAGCCAGAGTTTCAGGATGTAGAAAAAGTCAAAGAGATTTTAGAGCTGTTTGAACGCAGTGACCAAATGACGCATCTGTTCGAAACCAATGAGAAGGGATTGCAGATACGCATTGGTCATGAAAATCATCTTGATGCCATGAAGAATTGTAGCATCGTTACGACCAATTATTCCTTTAACGGTAAGCCTGTAGGTACTATTGGTATACTTGGACCTACGCGTATGGAGTATGGTAAAGTGATTGCTGTCCTGGATTTCATTGCTTTGGGATTGTCGCGGATGTTAACTGCACAGATAGAAGGACGATCTTCAGAGGAGCAAGAGGATTCATGA
- the grpE gene encoding nucleotide exchange factor GrpE: protein MSEEKAKVELEQEEMAQDQAEQNEQAETEATETGETTDLAMEVERLQAQLQEQENRLLRNLADMDNMRRRSRKEQEDLQKYASQKVVESLLPALDNFERALAVDPNTATTESILQGVQMVYRQVMQVFEQEGLQAIESVGHAFDPHVHQAVMQVEDSKYKANVVVEELQKGYQFKDRVIRPAMVKVNA, encoded by the coding sequence TTGAGCGAAGAGAAAGCAAAGGTTGAACTTGAGCAAGAAGAAATGGCTCAAGACCAAGCTGAGCAAAATGAGCAAGCTGAAACTGAGGCAACAGAAACAGGTGAAACAACTGACCTAGCAATGGAAGTGGAGCGTCTTCAGGCTCAATTGCAAGAGCAAGAAAACCGTTTGCTACGCAACTTGGCAGATATGGATAATATGCGTCGTCGCTCACGTAAAGAGCAAGAGGATTTACAAAAATATGCCTCTCAAAAGGTAGTGGAATCCTTACTGCCAGCGCTTGATAACTTTGAACGCGCTCTTGCTGTTGATCCTAATACTGCTACTACTGAAAGTATTTTACAAGGGGTGCAAATGGTGTACCGCCAGGTAATGCAGGTATTCGAGCAAGAAGGCCTACAAGCTATTGAATCAGTTGGTCATGCGTTTGATCCACATGTACATCAGGCTGTGATGCAAGTGGAAGATTCTAAATACAAAGCAAATGTTGTCGTAGAAGAATTACAAAAGGGTTATCAATTCAAGGACCGTGTTATCCGTCCTGCAATGGTTAAAGTAAACGCGTAA
- the dnaK gene encoding molecular chaperone DnaK, with amino-acid sequence MSRVIGIDLGTTNSCVAVMEGNEPIVIANAEGNRTTPSVVAFKNGERIVGETAKRQAITNADNTVISIKRWMGTNHKETLEGKDYTPQEVSAMILQKLKADAESYLGQPVTQAVITVPAYFNDSQRQATKDAGRIAGLEVLRIVNEPTAAALAYGLEKNEDQTILVYDLGGGTFDVSILELSEGFFEVKATSGDNKLGGDDFDQVIMDYLVAEFKKENGIDLAQDRMAMQRLKDAAEKAKKDLSGVVTTTISLPFITADASGPKHMEISLSRAKFEEISAGLVERTMGPTRQALSDAGLSPNQIDRVLLVGGSTRIPAVQEAIKKFIGQEPHKGVNPDEVVALGAAVQAGVLTGDVKDVVLLDVTPLSLGIETLGGVFTKLIDRNTTIPTSKSQVFSTAADNQTAVDIHVLQGERQMAADNKTLGRFQLSDIPPAPRGVPQVEVSFDIDANGIVNVRAKDLGTGKEQAITITSNSGLSDEEIDRMVKEAELNSEADKKRKEEVEIRNEADQLVFTTEKTLKDLEGKVEQAEIDKANEAKDKTKKALEGGNIDEIKAAKEELSGIVQQLSVKLYEQAAQAQQAAQNANGEGADQAGKDNVVDADYEVVDEEKKQ; translated from the coding sequence ATGAGTCGTGTAATTGGTATTGACCTTGGTACAACTAACTCTTGTGTAGCGGTTATGGAAGGTAACGAGCCTATCGTTATTGCCAATGCTGAAGGAAACCGTACAACACCTTCTGTAGTTGCTTTCAAAAACGGAGAGCGCATTGTTGGTGAAACAGCAAAACGCCAAGCAATTACAAACGCTGATAATACGGTTATCTCCATCAAACGTTGGATGGGTACAAACCATAAAGAAACATTAGAAGGTAAAGATTATACACCTCAAGAGGTTTCCGCAATGATTCTGCAAAAGCTTAAAGCAGATGCAGAATCATATCTAGGACAACCGGTGACTCAAGCAGTTATCACAGTTCCTGCTTATTTCAATGACAGCCAACGCCAAGCTACTAAAGATGCAGGACGCATCGCTGGTTTGGAAGTTTTGCGCATTGTCAACGAGCCTACAGCAGCGGCACTTGCTTATGGTTTAGAGAAAAATGAAGACCAAACAATCCTAGTTTATGACTTGGGCGGCGGTACATTCGACGTATCTATCCTTGAGTTGTCTGAAGGTTTCTTTGAAGTAAAAGCTACTTCTGGAGATAACAAACTAGGTGGAGACGACTTTGACCAAGTGATCATGGATTATTTGGTAGCTGAATTTAAGAAAGAAAATGGCATTGACCTAGCTCAAGATCGCATGGCTATGCAACGTTTGAAAGATGCGGCTGAGAAAGCGAAAAAAGATTTGTCCGGCGTTGTTACTACAACGATCTCTTTACCGTTTATCACAGCAGATGCTTCTGGTCCTAAGCATATGGAGATTAGTTTGTCCCGTGCGAAATTTGAAGAGATTTCTGCTGGTTTGGTAGAGCGTACTATGGGTCCTACTCGTCAAGCTCTATCCGATGCTGGTCTTTCTCCAAACCAAATTGACCGCGTTCTTCTTGTTGGTGGTTCTACTCGTATCCCAGCGGTACAAGAAGCAATCAAGAAATTCATTGGCCAAGAACCTCATAAAGGTGTAAACCCAGACGAAGTAGTAGCCCTTGGTGCTGCTGTTCAAGCGGGCGTGTTAACTGGTGATGTTAAAGACGTAGTACTTCTTGACGTAACACCACTTTCTCTTGGTATTGAAACATTGGGTGGAGTATTCACGAAGTTGATCGATCGCAACACAACGATCCCAACAAGTAAATCTCAAGTGTTCTCTACAGCAGCGGACAACCAAACAGCGGTTGATATCCATGTTCTGCAAGGGGAGCGTCAAATGGCAGCAGACAACAAAACGTTGGGCCGTTTCCAATTGAGTGATATCCCACCAGCACCACGTGGTGTTCCACAAGTAGAGGTTAGCTTCGACATTGATGCTAACGGTATCGTAAACGTTCGAGCTAAAGATTTGGGAACAGGTAAAGAACAAGCAATCACAATCACTTCTAACTCCGGTCTGTCTGACGAGGAAATCGACCGCATGGTAAAAGAAGCGGAACTAAACTCCGAAGCAGATAAGAAACGCAAAGAAGAAGTAGAAATTCGCAACGAAGCAGATCAGTTAGTATTTACTACTGAGAAAACACTAAAAGACCTTGAAGGTAAAGTAGAGCAAGCTGAGATCGATAAAGCTAACGAAGCGAAGGATAAAACGAAAAAAGCTCTAGAAGGCGGTAACATCGACGAGATTAAAGCTGCGAAGGAAGAGCTTTCTGGAATCGTTCAACAATTGTCTGTTAAATTGTATGAGCAAGCAGCACAAGCACAACAAGCAGCTCAAAATGCGAACGGTGAAGGTGCAGATCAAGCAGGAAAAGACAACGTAGTAGATGCTGACTATGAAGTAGTTGACGAAGAAAAGAAACAATAA
- the dnaJ gene encoding molecular chaperone DnaJ, producing MKRDYYEVLGLGKDASADDIKKAYRKLARQYHPDVNKEADAEQKFKEVKDAYDVLSDDQKRAQYDRFGHQDPNQGFGGGFDASGMGGFGDIFDMFFGGGGRRANPNAPRRGADLEYAINIDFLDAVFGKERDIEIQREVECDTCHGSGAKPGTKVETCSRCNGSGQEEVQANTPFGRVVNRRVCSVCHGKGKQIKEKCTTCRGTGRNKVKRTIHINIPAGVDDGQQMRITGEGEAGVNGGPAGDVYVMFRVRKHDFFERDGNDIYCEMPINFAQAALGDEIEVPTVDGRVKLKIPAGTQTNTFFRLRGKGVPHLRGNGRGDQHVKVKVVTPTKLTDRQKELLRELGGLEDGAPLHEQPEENFFDKIKRKLRGE from the coding sequence ATGAAACGAGATTATTATGAGGTGCTGGGACTTGGAAAAGACGCCAGTGCAGATGATATAAAAAAGGCATATCGCAAGTTGGCAAGACAGTATCATCCGGACGTTAATAAAGAGGCAGATGCTGAACAGAAATTTAAAGAAGTCAAAGATGCATATGATGTACTCTCCGATGACCAAAAACGTGCCCAATACGATCGTTTTGGGCATCAGGACCCGAACCAAGGCTTTGGCGGGGGCTTTGATGCTTCTGGTATGGGCGGCTTTGGTGATATCTTTGACATGTTCTTTGGTGGCGGCGGACGTCGTGCTAATCCAAATGCACCGCGCCGTGGGGCTGACTTGGAGTATGCGATCAACATTGACTTCTTGGATGCTGTATTTGGCAAAGAAAGAGACATTGAGATTCAACGTGAAGTAGAATGCGATACGTGTCACGGCAGTGGAGCCAAACCTGGTACAAAGGTAGAAACCTGCTCAAGATGTAATGGATCTGGACAGGAGGAAGTTCAGGCAAACACTCCATTTGGGCGCGTTGTTAATCGCCGTGTTTGCTCTGTTTGTCATGGTAAAGGAAAGCAGATCAAGGAAAAATGTACAACGTGCAGAGGAACTGGTCGCAATAAAGTCAAACGCACGATCCACATTAACATCCCTGCTGGGGTAGATGATGGACAGCAAATGCGCATTACAGGCGAAGGTGAAGCTGGTGTGAATGGTGGACCAGCGGGTGATGTTTATGTTATGTTCCGTGTACGTAAACATGATTTCTTCGAACGTGACGGCAACGACATCTATTGTGAGATGCCAATTAATTTTGCTCAAGCCGCTCTAGGTGATGAAATTGAGGTGCCTACAGTAGATGGACGTGTGAAGCTGAAAATCCCAGCAGGAACACAAACCAACACTTTCTTCCGCTTACGTGGAAAAGGTGTGCCACACTTACGTGGAAATGGACGAGGCGATCAGCACGTGAAAGTTAAAGTAGTGACACCTACGAAATTAACGGATCGTCAAAAAGAGCTGTTACGTGAACTTGGGGGACTAGAGGATGGTGCACCCCTGCATGAACAACCAGAAGAGAATTTCTTTGATAAAATCAAGCGTAAATTACGTGGCGAATAA
- the prmA gene encoding 50S ribosomal protein L11 methyltransferase has protein sequence MNWSEVSIHTTAEAVEAVSSILYEAGAGGVVIEDPEILSREWSTPFGEIYHLSPDDFPTDGVIVKAYFPVNSYLGETVEEIKTQVDELLTFGLDVGKGTVTMTEVHEDDWASAWKKYYKPVAISEHITITPIWEEYKPKREGELIIEMDPGMAFGTGTHPTTVLCIRAIERYLKKGDRVYDVGTGTGILSIAAAKLGASSLTAMDLDEIAVRSAQENCSINKVADKVLVKQNNLLDGITEKVEVVVANILAEVIIRFTDDVHRVLLPGGTFIASGIIGARENDVKEALAASNLEVIETVYMEDWVAIIAKKR, from the coding sequence ATGAATTGGTCAGAAGTTAGTATTCACACCACGGCAGAGGCGGTTGAGGCTGTCTCTAGTATTTTGTATGAAGCGGGAGCAGGTGGCGTTGTCATTGAAGATCCCGAAATTTTATCCCGTGAGTGGAGCACGCCTTTTGGTGAAATCTACCACCTCTCACCAGATGACTTTCCAACTGATGGTGTGATTGTAAAAGCTTATTTCCCTGTGAATAGCTATTTGGGCGAAACCGTTGAAGAAATTAAAACACAGGTAGATGAACTTCTGACCTTCGGATTGGATGTCGGTAAAGGAACCGTTACAATGACCGAGGTTCATGAAGATGATTGGGCATCTGCTTGGAAAAAATATTATAAGCCAGTTGCCATTTCAGAACATATCACGATCACACCGATCTGGGAGGAGTACAAACCAAAGCGAGAAGGGGAGCTTATTATCGAAATGGACCCCGGCATGGCTTTTGGTACAGGTACACATCCTACTACTGTGCTGTGTATTCGTGCGATTGAACGCTACCTGAAAAAAGGGGATCGCGTTTATGATGTGGGAACAGGTACAGGAATTTTAAGTATTGCTGCTGCTAAGTTAGGCGCATCTTCCTTGACGGCCATGGATTTAGATGAGATTGCGGTTCGTTCTGCTCAAGAGAACTGTAGCATTAACAAAGTGGCTGACAAGGTTTTGGTGAAACAGAACAATCTGCTCGATGGGATTACTGAAAAAGTTGAAGTTGTGGTTGCCAATATCTTAGCCGAAGTAATTATTCGTTTCACGGATGATGTTCATCGTGTATTATTGCCTGGCGGTACGTTTATTGCTTCAGGGATTATTGGAGCGCGTGAAAATGATGTAAAAGAGGCATTAGCTGCCTCGAATTTGGAAGTTATAGAAACAGTTTACATGGAAGACTGGGTAGCAATTATCGCTAAAAAACGTTAG
- a CDS encoding 16S rRNA (uracil(1498)-N(3))-methyltransferase, which produces MQRYFIDSQQFFDNQVVITGDDVHHIVKVMRTEIGDHILVSDGRGRVVKARLSALEPKEVRAEIVEHITKQTELPVSVTIGQGLPKGDKLEWILQKGTELGATSFVPFQSERTIVKLDAKKEAKKLERWSKIVKEAAEQSHRAYLPEVLTPLSFKQVVEHAKSYTTAVIAYEKEDTKRLGEVLSNLSVGDSLFVMIGPEGGFSESEIQYAEENGIHSVSLGPRILRTETASQYLLAAVSYHFE; this is translated from the coding sequence ATGCAACGTTATTTTATAGATAGCCAACAATTTTTTGACAATCAAGTGGTTATTACCGGGGACGATGTTCACCACATTGTGAAGGTTATGCGCACAGAGATTGGCGATCATATTTTGGTTAGCGATGGGAGAGGACGGGTGGTTAAAGCCCGTCTTTCTGCCTTGGAGCCCAAAGAAGTACGCGCTGAGATCGTGGAGCATATCACGAAACAAACAGAATTACCCGTATCGGTAACGATTGGTCAGGGGTTGCCAAAAGGGGACAAACTAGAGTGGATTTTACAAAAGGGAACGGAGCTTGGAGCGACTTCCTTTGTACCGTTTCAATCAGAGCGTACCATTGTTAAGCTAGATGCAAAGAAAGAAGCTAAAAAGCTGGAACGTTGGTCAAAAATTGTAAAAGAAGCTGCTGAGCAATCACATCGGGCCTATTTACCTGAGGTGTTAACTCCGCTTTCCTTTAAACAAGTGGTTGAACATGCGAAAAGCTATACAACTGCTGTTATTGCTTATGAAAAAGAAGATACCAAACGATTGGGCGAGGTGCTGTCAAACTTGTCTGTTGGCGACTCGCTTTTCGTCATGATTGGACCAGAAGGTGGATTTTCTGAAAGTGAAATTCAGTACGCAGAAGAAAATGGTATCCATTCTGTTTCGCTAGGTCCCCGCATTTTACGCACGGAAACAGCTAGTCAGTATTTGCTAGCTGCCGTTTCCTATCATTTTGAATAA
- the mtaB gene encoding tRNA (N(6)-L-threonylcarbamoyladenosine(37)-C(2))-methylthiotransferase MtaB yields MNKVAFHTLGCKVNSYETEAIWNLFKQNGYERVDFEQDVADVYIINTCTVTNTGDKKSRQVIRRAIRRNPEAIVAVTGCYAQTSPKEIAEIPGVDIVVGTQGRDRLLEYVAQIRGERTPINAVGNIMKTREFEELDVPNFSDRTRASLKIQEGCNNFCTFCIIPWARGLMRSRKPESVIEQAEKLVAEGYLEIVLTGIHTGGYGEDLEDYNLAKLLVELEKVEGLKRIRISSIEASQITDEVVAVIDRSEKICRHLHVPLQAGDDAVLKRMRRKYTTAEFMERIHKVRKALPGVAITTDVIVGFPGETEEQFVAGYNFIKELGFAELHVFPYSMRTGTPAARMEDQVDEEVKKERVAKLIELNQQLSVEYAQPFIGDVLEIIPERPYKEDPTSGMLMGYSDNYLNVVFEGTEDMIGKICKVRLDEVDAEYCKGTFVRVIESLPIEMDSKGKAV; encoded by the coding sequence ATGAATAAGGTTGCTTTCCATACATTGGGCTGTAAAGTAAACAGTTATGAAACAGAAGCGATTTGGAATCTGTTCAAGCAGAATGGCTATGAACGGGTAGACTTTGAGCAGGATGTAGCCGATGTATACATTATTAATACCTGTACAGTTACAAATACTGGTGACAAAAAAAGCCGTCAAGTAATTCGACGTGCTATCCGTCGTAACCCTGAGGCGATTGTTGCTGTTACAGGGTGCTATGCACAAACCTCACCAAAAGAGATTGCTGAAATTCCAGGTGTTGACATCGTGGTAGGTACACAAGGCCGCGATCGTTTATTGGAGTATGTTGCACAGATTCGCGGAGAACGAACACCGATTAACGCGGTAGGAAATATCATGAAAACCCGTGAATTTGAAGAGCTTGACGTACCGAATTTTTCCGATCGTACGCGTGCTTCCCTTAAAATTCAAGAAGGCTGTAACAATTTCTGTACCTTCTGTATTATTCCGTGGGCACGTGGTCTCATGCGTTCCCGTAAGCCTGAAAGCGTGATTGAACAAGCTGAAAAACTAGTAGCAGAAGGATATCTTGAGATCGTTCTGACTGGTATTCACACAGGTGGATATGGAGAGGATTTAGAGGATTACAATCTGGCTAAATTACTAGTTGAATTGGAAAAGGTAGAAGGCCTAAAACGTATTCGCATTAGTTCTATTGAAGCGAGTCAAATTACGGATGAGGTCGTGGCAGTAATTGATCGCTCCGAGAAAATTTGCCGCCACCTGCACGTACCACTGCAAGCAGGTGATGATGCTGTATTAAAACGCATGCGTCGCAAGTATACTACGGCAGAATTTATGGAGCGTATTCATAAAGTTCGTAAGGCATTACCTGGGGTTGCTATCACAACGGATGTGATTGTTGGTTTCCCGGGTGAGACCGAAGAGCAATTTGTAGCGGGTTATAATTTTATTAAAGAACTAGGCTTTGCAGAGCTGCACGTCTTCCCGTATTCTATGCGCACAGGAACCCCTGCTGCACGTATGGAAGATCAGGTGGATGAAGAAGTGAAGAAGGAACGTGTAGCGAAGCTTATTGAATTAAATCAACAGCTATCTGTGGAATATGCACAGCCGTTTATCGGTGATGTTCTAGAGATCATTCCAGAGCGTCCGTATAAGGAAGACCCAACGAGCGGTATGCTAATGGGCTATTCCGATAATTACTTGAACGTGGTGTTTGAGGGTACAGAGGATATGATCGGGAAAATTTGTAAGGTTCGTCTCGATGAGGTTGATGCTGAATATTGCAAAGGAACGTTCGTTCGAGTGATAGAATCCCTACCTATCGAAATGGATAGCAAAGGAAAAGCAGTATGA